In Mangrovivirga cuniculi, the following proteins share a genomic window:
- a CDS encoding lamin tail domain-containing protein translates to MKRIILIVCFLPNIVFCQIVDEFNAIKFNEDQQWHGDTNFFKTEEGHLISNFSTEKNSSFLYHKLNDLKNPLLYDFHLEMAFSPSSSNALQILLAGELEKQNIINGIALQIGETGSNDGLNVIKYKDGIKSKVTTFSEGQFSNSPSKRLLITYNGVSSWQIKEKTDQGEIVIGSFDYLPEFVSGISGLFFNYTSTRVDKFRFDYWRVKKISEEESGPVMIDHIATKDGITLYFSKKIKCDDIETELLINGVSAESNYSCNDSILEVTSLAWEQKFKNYELKISNISDFNGNSTGLIRISGSHVSDNRNTLLITEVLPDPDRNSNYTEEFIEIYNSGDQNISLGEFSICDLSKCINLPDIVIGTNEVIVFTGKEGVYPESIIITGLPSLNNTGDQVFLKYGENTVDSFSYSDNTFRSLDLTSSGTSLKRRFQNFICDGDLNISGGDPGPGNVKLESGPEKLADLKITFSDYNKILKVKSDALTDISNLKISIENQNTQFQITDEIRLGNYKINHFKIEDHLNHNQQYKIKLSGQKNCITGKIDSVLFESINTMDDPEKECLKVSEFMFDPETGKGDFIEIYNECGGIIEISKYKFIFMDHNQIVDDTINIEEKFDEYHLAGKSVGLIYSEDSDFEENYFVEGSPLLIELKNFINLRNSGGYFEIFREIPGEEFKKEIERSGYFEGWHSYWMDDTEGVSLERFNFEGDPAFESVWKSASELNNYSTPGIISGSGEMAYNEEISFQPKVIIPGDPYYGEQMIHLKTDNSGRIVTVELFSLSGKLIKTFCLDCYVSDSLTLRWEGIQDSGQVIKPGHYILRVTYIDSNGNDDLIIRPLAVGL, encoded by the coding sequence ATGAAACGGATAATTCTTATTGTCTGCTTTCTGCCAAATATTGTTTTTTGTCAGATAGTGGATGAATTTAACGCTATTAAATTTAATGAAGATCAACAATGGCATGGGGACACCAATTTTTTTAAAACAGAAGAAGGGCATCTGATTTCCAATTTTTCTACAGAAAAAAATTCCAGTTTTCTTTACCACAAATTGAATGATCTAAAAAACCCTTTATTGTACGATTTTCATTTGGAAATGGCCTTTTCGCCCTCTTCATCAAATGCATTGCAAATACTTTTAGCAGGTGAGCTTGAAAAGCAAAATATAATTAATGGAATAGCTCTTCAGATTGGAGAAACAGGTTCTAATGATGGATTGAATGTAATTAAGTATAAAGACGGTATAAAATCTAAAGTCACGACTTTCTCTGAAGGTCAATTTTCAAATTCACCTTCTAAAAGGCTTTTAATTACATACAATGGAGTTTCATCATGGCAGATAAAAGAAAAAACTGATCAGGGTGAAATCGTGATTGGAAGTTTTGATTATTTACCCGAATTCGTTTCAGGAATTTCAGGTTTGTTTTTCAATTATACTTCTACCCGAGTTGATAAATTTAGATTTGATTATTGGAGAGTCAAAAAGATTTCAGAAGAAGAAAGTGGCCCGGTAATGATCGATCATATTGCTACCAAAGATGGAATAACTTTATACTTTTCGAAAAAAATCAAATGCGATGATATCGAAACTGAACTTTTGATTAATGGAGTATCTGCAGAGAGTAATTATTCATGTAATGATAGTATTCTTGAAGTAACATCTTTGGCCTGGGAGCAGAAATTCAAGAATTATGAATTAAAAATTAGCAATATCTCTGATTTTAACGGAAATAGTACCGGGCTAATTAGAATTTCCGGTTCACATGTAAGTGATAATCGTAATACTTTATTAATCACTGAGGTTTTACCGGACCCGGATAGAAATTCTAATTACACAGAAGAGTTTATTGAAATTTATAATTCAGGGGATCAGAATATTTCTCTTGGAGAGTTTTCGATATGTGATCTTTCTAAATGTATCAACTTGCCGGATATAGTAATAGGCACCAATGAGGTGATTGTTTTTACAGGTAAAGAAGGGGTGTATCCCGAATCTATAATTATTACCGGATTACCATCCTTAAACAACACTGGTGACCAGGTTTTTCTCAAGTATGGAGAAAATACTGTTGATTCATTTAGTTATTCGGATAATACTTTTCGTTCACTGGATTTAACTAGTTCCGGTACTTCACTTAAGAGAAGGTTTCAAAATTTCATATGTGACGGCGATCTAAATATCTCCGGCGGAGATCCGGGTCCGGGAAATGTAAAACTTGAATCCGGACCCGAAAAATTAGCAGATCTAAAAATAACATTCTCCGATTATAATAAAATACTCAAGGTAAAATCGGATGCATTAACTGATATTTCTAATCTCAAGATATCTATTGAAAACCAGAATACACAGTTCCAAATTACAGATGAAATCAGACTGGGGAATTATAAAATAAATCATTTTAAGATAGAGGATCATTTAAATCATAATCAGCAATATAAAATTAAATTATCAGGTCAGAAAAACTGTATAACAGGTAAAATTGATTCTGTTTTATTTGAAAGTATTAACACCATGGATGATCCGGAAAAGGAATGCCTTAAAGTTTCCGAATTTATGTTTGATCCAGAAACCGGGAAAGGAGATTTCATCGAGATATATAATGAATGTGGAGGTATAATAGAAATCTCAAAGTATAAATTCATTTTCATGGACCACAATCAAATAGTCGATGATACTATCAATATTGAAGAAAAGTTTGATGAATATCATTTAGCAGGTAAAAGTGTTGGTTTGATTTATTCAGAGGATAGTGATTTTGAAGAAAATTACTTTGTAGAAGGAAGTCCATTGTTAATAGAGCTCAAAAATTTTATTAATCTAAGAAATTCAGGAGGGTATTTTGAGATTTTCAGGGAAATACCTGGAGAAGAATTTAAAAAAGAAATTGAGCGATCGGGTTATTTTGAAGGTTGGCATTCATACTGGATGGATGATACTGAAGGAGTTTCTCTGGAACGATTCAATTTTGAAGGAGATCCTGCATTTGAATCAGTATGGAAAAGTGCTTCAGAATTAAATAATTATTCGACTCCTGGCATTATATCAGGATCAGGTGAAATGGCGTATAATGAAGAAATTAGCTTTCAACCGAAGGTAATAATTCCTGGCGACCCGTATTATGGTGAACAAATGATTCACCTTAAAACTGATAATTCGGGAAGGATAGTAACTGTTGAATTATTTAGTTTATCAGGAAAGCTTATAAAGACCTTTTGCCTGGATTGCTATGTTTCTGATTCTCTCACGTTGAGGTGGGAAGGGATTCAAGATTCAGGGCAGGTTATTAAACCTGGGCATTATATTTTAAGAGTTACTTACATTGATAGCAATGGAAACGATGATTTGATTATTAGACCATTAGCTGTGGGCCTATAG
- a CDS encoding pseudouridine synthase, with product MKGKKRGFRVNKRKPEAPKYDFDHIKKVEKDKGKAPGPMRLNKYLAHAGICSRREADTLIEQGLVKVNGKKLTEMGYKVQIGDTVEYKGKIVKPEKLIYILLNKPKSFITTTKDPEDRKTVMDLVSNACEERIFPVGRLDRNTTGLLLLTNDGDLADKLMHPSNNIKKVYQVTLDKPISEDDFNSIKSGVELEDGSAHVDGLSVLSPDAMTLGIEIHIGRNRIVRRIFEHLGYEVVKLDRTLYAGLTKKDLPRGKWRFLNQKEVARLKIMKLK from the coding sequence ATGAAAGGCAAGAAACGAGGTTTCCGCGTGAATAAGCGCAAGCCGGAGGCGCCAAAATACGATTTTGACCATATAAAGAAGGTTGAAAAAGATAAAGGTAAGGCGCCCGGGCCAATGAGATTGAATAAATATCTGGCACATGCCGGTATATGTTCAAGGCGTGAAGCTGATACTCTGATCGAACAGGGATTGGTAAAGGTAAATGGGAAAAAGCTCACCGAAATGGGCTATAAAGTTCAAATCGGTGATACGGTAGAATATAAAGGCAAAATAGTAAAGCCAGAAAAGCTGATCTATATACTTTTAAATAAACCAAAATCATTTATTACCACCACCAAAGATCCTGAAGACCGCAAAACTGTGATGGATCTCGTGTCTAATGCATGTGAAGAAAGGATTTTTCCAGTAGGGAGACTTGATAGAAATACTACCGGCCTTCTGCTTCTTACAAATGATGGTGACCTCGCTGATAAACTAATGCACCCATCTAATAACATTAAAAAAGTTTACCAGGTCACATTAGATAAGCCTATTTCAGAAGATGATTTTAATTCAATAAAATCTGGCGTAGAACTCGAGGATGGTTCAGCACATGTAGATGGTCTTTCTGTGTTAAGTCCGGATGCGATGACATTAGGCATTGAAATTCACATTGGCCGTAACAGAATTGTCAGAAGAATTTTTGAGCACCTGGGTTATGAAGTAGTGAAATTAGACAGGACTTTATATGCTGGATTAACTAAAAAAGATCTTCCACGAGGGAAGTGGAGGTTTTTAAATCAAAAAGAAGTTGCCAGATTAAAGATTATGAAACTTAAATAA
- a CDS encoding 4Fe-4S dicluster domain-containing protein has translation MNYLSQIAFVLVLAIAGYFLAKRIKEIRGNILLGKDVDRSDRKSERMKSMLLVAFGQKKMFKKMIPAFLHLLIYVGFLVINLEVLEFIIDGLVGTHRIFAGPLGDAYTVALNIFEFLAIAVIFSCVVFLIRRNILKVDRFSGIEMKSWPKLDANLILVIEIILMFAILTMNATDQILQTRPDANYTQTGTMVFSATLIPMFDGLSTTGLIITERIAWWFHIIGIFAFAIYVTYSKHLHIFMAFPNTYYANLNLKGEMNNMDEVTNEVKAMLGVGGASTEPPAEISRFGAKDATDLNWVNLMNSYACTECGRCTQQCPANMTGKKLSPRKIMMDTRDRIDEIGKTGGDDGKSLLGDYITKEEINACTSCNACVEACPVNIDPLSIILQLRRYVVMEESSAPQSWNSMFSNIETNFAPWKFPPTDRFKWANDLKTEEKE, from the coding sequence ATGAATTATTTGTCTCAAATCGCTTTTGTATTGGTCCTGGCTATAGCCGGATACTTTTTGGCGAAACGGATTAAGGAAATCCGTGGGAACATATTGCTGGGCAAGGATGTTGATCGGAGTGATAGAAAAAGCGAAAGGATGAAGAGTATGTTACTCGTAGCTTTTGGACAGAAAAAAATGTTCAAGAAGATGATTCCGGCTTTTTTACACTTATTGATCTATGTGGGCTTTCTGGTAATTAATCTTGAAGTTCTTGAATTTATTATCGATGGTCTCGTCGGTACTCACCGAATTTTTGCAGGACCGTTGGGAGATGCTTACACAGTAGCGCTAAATATTTTTGAATTTCTGGCTATAGCGGTAATCTTCTCTTGCGTAGTTTTTCTTATCAGAAGAAATATACTCAAAGTAGACAGGTTTAGCGGAATAGAAATGAAAAGCTGGCCTAAGCTTGATGCAAATTTAATATTGGTCATAGAGATCATTTTGATGTTTGCTATTCTAACAATGAATGCTACTGATCAGATATTGCAAACACGACCTGATGCAAACTATACTCAAACCGGGACAATGGTATTCTCTGCGACATTAATACCAATGTTTGATGGGTTGTCAACCACTGGTTTGATTATCACTGAGAGAATTGCCTGGTGGTTTCATATAATCGGAATTTTTGCTTTTGCGATATATGTCACTTATTCGAAGCACTTACATATTTTTATGGCTTTCCCAAATACGTATTATGCAAATCTGAACCTAAAAGGTGAGATGAATAACATGGATGAGGTAACAAACGAGGTTAAGGCCATGCTCGGAGTAGGAGGAGCTTCTACAGAGCCTCCGGCTGAAATAAGTAGGTTTGGCGCAAAGGACGCTACAGACTTGAATTGGGTTAACCTCATGAACAGTTATGCCTGTACGGAATGTGGTAGGTGTACTCAGCAATGCCCTGCTAATATGACGGGTAAAAAGCTTTCTCCTCGTAAGATCATGATGGATACCAGAGACCGTATTGATGAAATCGGGAAAACAGGTGGTGATGATGGTAAATCTTTACTTGGCGATTACATTACCAAAGAAGAAATCAATGCCTGTACAAGTTGTAACGCATGTGTAGAAGCCTGTCCTGTAAATATTGATCCTCTTTCTATTATTCTGCAGTTAAGACGATACGTGGTAATGGAAGAATCAAGTGCTCCTCAATCATGGAATTCAATGTTCAGTAACATCGAAACAAATTTTGCTCCATGGAAATTTCCTCCAACAGACCGATTTAAATGGGCAAATGATCTGAAAACAGAAGAAAAGGAATAA
- a CDS encoding THUMP-like domain-containing protein: protein MNKITDKKVQDYLRDNLNTDPALFALKSSPFQGLSSAELSTQLKGLQVAKSKLPEFFTSYNVKYPPKLSLEQCSSELTAKYKASLVSKGNNMVDLTGGFGIDFYYLGNNFDSAIYIDPNCDLLELVRSNISSIDNKNRTYLCEKAEEFLSGNSETFDLIFVDPSRRSEKNKKVVLWEDLLPNLIDLYPTLKNITRKLLIKGSPMIDITSCINAFPDTTEIHVVSVEREVKEVIVLVDFESSMNDPAIVCSILGTSGKLIKRYNLSDLKEKIDNIGPASNFLYEPHPVFLKAGVENKLSKGYDLKKVAQNTNFYTSSELIKDFSGRIFKIESGNFSGLKEISKLIEGKKVNVITKNIPVSPEEVLKKMKLKAGGTQWLIAYRDHKNSKSYILCTRVK, encoded by the coding sequence ATGAACAAAATTACAGATAAGAAAGTGCAGGATTATTTAAGGGATAACCTTAATACAGATCCTGCACTTTTTGCATTGAAGTCTTCTCCTTTTCAAGGATTATCATCAGCAGAATTAAGCACTCAGCTTAAAGGACTTCAAGTGGCCAAATCAAAGCTTCCGGAATTTTTCACTAGTTATAATGTAAAATACCCTCCTAAGTTATCTCTTGAACAATGTAGTTCTGAACTAACTGCAAAGTATAAGGCCAGCCTTGTTAGTAAAGGAAATAATATGGTAGATTTAACCGGTGGTTTTGGAATTGATTTTTATTACCTCGGTAATAATTTTGATTCTGCAATCTACATTGATCCCAATTGTGACCTTTTAGAGTTGGTCAGATCAAATATTTCATCTATTGACAATAAAAACAGAACCTATTTGTGTGAGAAAGCAGAAGAGTTTTTGTCTGGAAATTCTGAAACTTTTGATCTAATATTTGTTGATCCGAGTAGGAGATCTGAAAAAAATAAAAAAGTTGTTCTATGGGAGGACCTTTTACCAAACCTTATTGACCTCTATCCTACTTTAAAAAATATTACCAGGAAGTTATTGATCAAAGGTTCACCTATGATTGATATTACCAGTTGTATAAATGCATTTCCTGATACGACAGAAATCCATGTCGTTTCGGTAGAACGAGAAGTTAAAGAGGTGATCGTTTTGGTAGACTTTGAAAGTTCTATGAATGATCCGGCTATTGTTTGTTCTATACTTGGTACTTCAGGTAAACTGATAAAACGGTATAACCTGTCTGACCTCAAAGAGAAAATTGATAATATCGGCCCTGCATCAAATTTTCTTTACGAACCTCATCCGGTTTTTTTAAAAGCCGGTGTAGAAAATAAATTATCAAAGGGTTATGATTTAAAAAAGGTCGCTCAGAATACTAATTTTTATACTTCAAGCGAATTAATTAAAGATTTTTCAGGGAGAATATTTAAAATAGAATCCGGGAATTTCAGCGGCCTGAAAGAAATATCAAAGCTTATCGAGGGTAAAAAAGTTAATGTCATTACGAAAAATATTCCTGTGAGTCCGGAAGAAGTGTTGAAAAAAATGAAATTGAAAGCAGGAGGAACTCAGTGGTTGATTGCATATAGAGATCATAAGAACTCCAAATCCTATATTCTATGTACCCGGGTTAAATGA
- a CDS encoding tetratricopeptide repeat protein, with the protein MAYACIFENNFNFNSLQPISFLPGRFSIKCKKENNEDIADQVDSINNVAFSTVISNPELGREMALSANAIAKASNYKKGLARSYSIIGSSYWSVGIYDVALKNYYNAIDIYESINDLRGIATNYNNIGEIFRKQDNPDNAAKFLDKAYNSYSKIDNANPPLILLNNLGETLIELGKYDSAKHYFKKLISIDKTDNESLRKLAYGYHNLARANFHQEDLEEGLKNVNKAIELRSKIDDTRGLSSSYLLQGDIYLSLFKPQAIDSYYESLEPAIKINALDLQRDVYNKLSQFYESYDQFDSALLYQKKLAEVNNKLFNLQKANQINELTTKYESEKREQENEMLKKQNQLAQETNKTQTTLIWIIGGIGLILLLALIKLFLNHNKIKKYNKQLNQKNQEIQIQNEEIEVQAEELRSLNEMQTMVNSDLEQKINERIQEIREKNHTLAKYAFYNAHKLRAPVASILGLIDLILRTNLSEKESELVFNLKKSANNLDDAIHEIKDILQDEERKKEIQENEI; encoded by the coding sequence TTGGCCTATGCCTGCATTTTTGAGAATAATTTTAATTTTAATAGTCTTCAACCAATCAGTTTTCTCCCAGGAAGATTTTCTATTAAATGCAAAAAAGAAAATAACGAGGATATCGCTGATCAGGTTGACAGTATCAACAATGTTGCCTTTTCAACTGTTATTTCTAATCCGGAACTAGGGAGAGAAATGGCTCTGTCAGCTAATGCGATTGCAAAAGCTTCAAATTATAAAAAAGGACTTGCCAGAAGCTATAGTATTATCGGTAGTTCATACTGGTCTGTTGGAATTTATGATGTTGCACTTAAAAATTATTACAATGCGATCGACATTTATGAATCAATAAATGATCTTAGAGGGATAGCAACTAATTATAATAACATAGGTGAAATTTTCAGGAAACAAGATAACCCCGACAATGCTGCTAAATTTCTTGACAAAGCATATAATTCATATAGTAAAATTGATAATGCTAATCCACCACTAATTTTACTAAACAATCTTGGAGAAACACTTATTGAATTAGGAAAATATGATTCTGCTAAACACTACTTTAAAAAATTAATTAGCATTGATAAAACAGATAATGAATCACTCAGAAAATTAGCATACGGGTATCATAATCTGGCAAGGGCAAACTTTCATCAGGAAGATCTTGAAGAAGGCCTTAAAAATGTAAATAAAGCAATTGAACTTAGAAGCAAGATCGATGATACAAGAGGCCTAAGCTCCTCTTATTTACTTCAAGGCGATATATATCTGTCTCTTTTTAAACCTCAGGCAATAGATTCTTATTATGAATCACTGGAGCCGGCAATAAAAATAAATGCATTAGACCTTCAAAGAGATGTTTATAATAAACTGTCTCAATTTTATGAGTCTTACGATCAGTTTGACTCAGCATTGTTGTATCAAAAAAAATTAGCAGAAGTAAATAACAAGCTTTTTAATCTGCAAAAAGCCAATCAGATCAATGAATTAACTACAAAATACGAAAGTGAGAAAAGGGAGCAGGAAAATGAAATGTTAAAAAAGCAAAATCAACTAGCTCAAGAAACAAACAAAACTCAAACCACTCTAATTTGGATAATAGGAGGCATTGGATTGATTCTATTGCTTGCTCTAATAAAACTGTTCCTCAATCACAATAAAATCAAAAAATACAATAAGCAGCTCAACCAAAAGAATCAGGAGATTCAAATTCAGAATGAAGAAATCGAAGTTCAGGCTGAAGAATTGCGTTCTCTCAATGAAATGCAAACCATGGTGAATTCTGATCTCGAACAGAAGATCAACGAAAGAATTCAGGAAATTAGAGAAAAAAACCACACTCTGGCTAAGTATGCTTTTTATAATGCGCATAAATTACGTGCTCCGGTGGCAAGCATTTTAGGATTAATAGATCTTATTCTCAGAACAAATCTCTCTGAGAAAGAAAGCGAATTGGTTTTTAACTTAAAAAAATCAGCGAATAACCTAGATGATGCAATCCATGAAATAAAAGATATTCTTCAGGATGAGGAAAGAAAAAAG
- a CDS encoding sensor histidine kinase yields the protein MTVIYFTLLFKYDIEHSYFFHFMIQSILIAIIFVYYAQYIRPVRKRDKKISSYIIVFGLGGHGILQFFYFILLLLDFSGYQTYDIFYSTYGYFDSVTISLMGTGFFLWLLERESVKYMQTGQELDQFLYRTSHDIRSPITTLKGLIYLAKQEKNIDEVRLYFDKIDLSADRLQFIIDDISAFSQIKKYKPVPKRFKFPKFLSEGILNELEFSKNDREITVRIKANTTNQEINTDPLFLKIILKNLLSNAITYHKPSREEMYINILLDDNKYHWILSIEDNGTGIDKAIRDNIFDMFFRGTNESTGTGLGLFIVNVAVKKLRGEVKVDSTTKHGSTFKILIPKFPVY from the coding sequence ATGACGGTAATATATTTTACTCTTCTATTTAAATATGATATTGAGCATTCATATTTCTTTCATTTCATGATCCAATCCATCCTGATAGCTATCATCTTCGTTTATTATGCGCAATACATCAGGCCGGTTAGAAAAAGAGATAAAAAAATAAGCTCATATATAATTGTATTTGGGTTGGGAGGACACGGGATTTTACAATTTTTCTATTTCATTCTTCTTTTATTAGACTTTTCAGGATATCAAACCTACGATATCTTTTACTCAACATATGGTTATTTTGATTCCGTTACAATTTCTCTCATGGGAACTGGGTTTTTTCTTTGGTTACTGGAAAGGGAATCTGTTAAATACATGCAGACCGGACAAGAGCTCGATCAGTTTCTTTATCGTACTTCTCATGATATTCGTTCTCCAATTACTACCCTAAAAGGTCTGATTTACCTTGCTAAACAAGAAAAAAATATTGATGAAGTCAGGTTATATTTTGACAAGATTGATCTGAGTGCTGACAGATTACAATTCATAATTGATGATATTTCAGCCTTTAGCCAAATCAAGAAATACAAACCGGTACCTAAACGTTTCAAGTTTCCAAAGTTTCTTTCTGAAGGAATTCTTAATGAGTTAGAATTCAGCAAGAACGACCGTGAAATAACGGTAAGAATAAAAGCAAATACGACTAATCAGGAAATCAATACAGATCCTTTATTCCTTAAAATTATATTAAAAAACCTGCTTTCAAATGCAATAACCTACCATAAACCTTCCAGAGAAGAAATGTATATTAACATTTTGCTGGATGATAATAAATACCATTGGATATTGTCTATTGAAGATAATGGAACAGGAATAGATAAGGCCATCAGAGATAACATTTTTGATATGTTCTTCAGAGGAACTAACGAATCAACTGGTACCGGTCTGGGTCTTTTTATCGTTAATGTTGCTGTTAAAAAATTAAGAGGCGAGGTTAAAGTGGATTCAACAACCAAACATGGTAGCACTTTTAAAATCCTTATCCCCAAATTCCCTGTCTATTGA
- a CDS encoding precorrin-2 dehydrogenase/sirohydrochlorin ferrochelatase family protein — translation MSERNNLFPVFLKAEELKILLVGGGNVGLEKLEAILKNSPNAKIKIVAEEFRRKEIGDLARDNGNLQLYERAFTEEDLDSVDLVMLATDSRDLHIQIRALAKKRSLLVNVADTPDLCDFYLGSTVTKGSLKIGISTNGKSPTLSKRMRQYLEETIPDDIDNLIVKLVEIRKQLKGDFDFKVNQLNEITASWLKKNKEDQ, via the coding sequence ATGAGTGAAAGGAATAATCTTTTTCCGGTTTTTTTAAAAGCAGAAGAGTTAAAAATTCTTCTTGTAGGGGGAGGGAATGTAGGACTCGAAAAGCTCGAAGCTATTCTTAAAAACTCACCCAACGCAAAAATTAAAATTGTAGCAGAAGAATTCCGAAGAAAGGAGATTGGTGATTTGGCTCGGGACAATGGTAATCTTCAACTATATGAAAGAGCATTTACAGAGGAGGATCTTGATAGTGTTGATTTGGTTATGTTAGCCACTGACAGTAGAGATCTTCATATTCAAATCAGGGCTTTAGCGAAAAAGCGTTCTTTGTTAGTTAATGTGGCAGACACTCCGGATCTGTGTGATTTTTATTTAGGTTCTACAGTTACCAAAGGCAGCCTTAAAATCGGTATATCTACGAATGGAAAATCACCAACACTTAGTAAGAGGATGAGGCAGTATCTGGAAGAAACTATACCAGATGATATAGATAATTTGATTGTAAAGCTTGTTGAAATCAGAAAGCAATTAAAAGGAGATTTTGACTTTAAAGTAAATCAATTGAATGAAATAACCGCTTCATGGTTAAAAAAGAATAAAGAGGATCAATAG
- a CDS encoding TraR/DksA family transcriptional regulator: MSTEERTRYSTEELNEFEELIQEKLDKAKKELEMLKGSLSRKDDQGTDNTSGNVKVLEDGADTIEKEQLSQLAARQQKFINNLENAMIRIKNGTYGICSVTGKLISKDRLRAVPHTTLSIEAKLQQNK, translated from the coding sequence ATGAGTACTGAAGAAAGAACGCGTTACTCAACGGAGGAATTAAATGAATTCGAAGAGTTGATCCAGGAGAAGCTGGACAAAGCAAAAAAAGAACTGGAAATGTTAAAGGGATCCTTGAGTAGAAAGGATGATCAGGGCACGGATAATACTTCCGGAAATGTAAAGGTTCTTGAAGATGGGGCTGATACAATTGAAAAAGAACAGTTAAGTCAGCTGGCTGCAAGACAGCAAAAGTTCATCAACAACCTTGAAAATGCAATGATCAGGATTAAAAATGGTACCTATGGTATTTGTTCCGTTACTGGTAAGCTTATCAGCAAGGACAGACTAAGAGCGGTTCCGCATACTACCCTTTCGATAGAAGCCAAATTGCAGCAAAACAAATAA
- the scpB gene encoding SMC-Scp complex subunit ScpB, translating into MDVLAKHIEALIFCSPQPIKVEEILKCLTEMFDADVPEEHITEAIDKLSQKYQDDEYAFEIIKSGGGYQFLTKPAYQASIGILLKQKSKRRLSTSALETLSIIAYKQPITKSEVEQIRGVNCDYAVNKLLEKELVIIKGKADTIGKPLLYGTSENFMDYFGINSLSELPTPKDFAEEDNTIGKENDPDFNPSALKDHSSENDNPEEEDDKND; encoded by the coding sequence TTGGATGTTTTAGCGAAACATATTGAAGCATTAATATTTTGTTCTCCTCAGCCAATTAAGGTTGAGGAGATTTTAAAATGTCTTACAGAGATGTTTGATGCTGATGTTCCTGAAGAACATATAACTGAAGCTATTGATAAGCTGAGTCAGAAATATCAGGATGATGAATATGCTTTCGAGATTATTAAATCTGGTGGAGGGTACCAGTTTTTAACCAAACCTGCTTACCAGGCAAGCATCGGAATTTTATTAAAACAAAAATCAAAAAGGCGACTTTCAACTTCTGCTTTGGAAACATTAAGTATAATAGCTTATAAACAACCAATTACTAAATCAGAAGTTGAACAAATAAGAGGTGTAAACTGTGATTATGCAGTTAATAAGCTTCTGGAAAAAGAACTTGTTATTATAAAAGGTAAAGCTGATACAATAGGGAAACCACTGCTTTACGGCACTTCTGAAAATTTCATGGATTATTTTGGCATTAATAGTTTAAGTGAACTACCGACGCCAAAAGATTTTGCAGAGGAGGATAACACAATTGGTAAAGAAAATGATCCTGATTTTAACCCATCCGCATTAAAGGATCATTCCTCAGAAAATGACAACCCTGAGGAGGAAGATGATAAGAACGATTAG